One Aphelocoma coerulescens isolate FSJ_1873_10779 chromosome 5, UR_Acoe_1.0, whole genome shotgun sequence DNA segment encodes these proteins:
- the MGAT2 gene encoding alpha-1,6-mannosyl-glycoprotein 2-beta-N-acetylglucosaminyltransferase yields MRLRVYKRKVLLLALALALCALALWGTGGGGRRRQQQLLQQQQQQQQRGGPGSTGEPPRVSEPPPPVARRPAANASAAVAAEVLSENATLSYRSLVYRLNFDQPVRNAGRFPARPDVVLVVQVHDRAEHLRLLLESLRRAAGVENVLLVLSHDLWAEELNRLAARVDFCPVLQVFFPFSIQLYPREFPGHDPRDCPRDVGKAAALRLGCINAEFPDSFGHYREARFAQTKHHWWWKLHFVWERVRALREHAGPVLFLEEDHYLAPDFYHVLKQLWALRQRECPECQLVSLGTYSPVRGGFAGRADKVEMKTWKSTEHNMGMAFGRDTYQKLIECTDAFCTYDDYNWDWTLQHLTVSCLPKFWKVLVPEIPRIFHTGDCGMHHKKSCRPSTQSAKIDSLLNSNQQYLFPEVMSVSKRYSMAPLSPHVKNGGWGDIRDHELCKSYRRLQ; encoded by the coding sequence ATGCGGCTGCGCGTCTACAAGCgcaaggtgctgctgctggcgctGGCGCTGGCGCTCTGCGCCCTGGCGCTCTGGGGcaccggcggcggcgggcggcggcggcagcagcagctgctgcagcagcagcagcagcagcagcagcggggcggtcCCGGTAGCACCGGGGAGCCGCCGCGGGTTAGCGAACCCCCGCCGCCGGTGgcgcgccgccccgccgccaACGCGTCGGCCGCCGTGGCGGCGGAGGTGCTGTCCGAGAACGCGACGCTGAGTTACCGCTCGCTCGTGTACCGCCTGAACTTCGACCAGCCGGTGCGGAACGCCGGGCGCTTCCCGGCGCGGCCCGACGTGGTGCTCGTGGTGCAGGTGCACGACCGCGCCGAGCACCTGCGGCTGCTGCTCGAGTCGctgcggcgggcggcgggcgtgGAGAacgtgctgctggtgctgagccACGACCTGTGGGCCGAGGAGCTGAACCGGCTGGCGGCCCGCGTGGACTTCTGCCCGGTGCTGCAGGTGTTCTTCCCGTTCAGCATCCAGCTGTACCCGCGCGAGTTCCCGGGCCACGACCCCCGCGACTGCCCCCGCGACGTGGGCAAGGCGGCGGCGCTgcgcctgggctgcatcaacgCCGAGTTCCCCGACTCGTTCGGGCACTACCGCGAGGCGCGGTTCGCGCAGACCAAGCACCACTGGTGGTGGAAGCTGCACTTCGTGTGGGAGCGCgtgcgggcgctgcgggagcaCGCGGGGCCCGTGCTGTTCCTGGAGGAGGATCATTACCTGGCGCCCGACTTCTACCACGTCCtcaagcagctctgggccctgCGCCAgcgcgagtgccccgagtgccaGCTCGTGTCCCTGGGCACCTACAGCCCCGTGCGGGGCGGCTTCGCCGGCCGCGCCGACAAGGTGGAGATGAAGACGTGGAAGTCCACGGAGCACAACATGGGCATGGCCTTCGGCAGAGACACCTACCAGAAGCTCATCGAGTGCACGGACGCCTTCTGCACCTACGATGACTACAACTGGGACTGGACTCTGCAGCACTTGACTGTCTCTTGTCTTCCAAAGTTCTGGAAAGTGCTGGTTCCCGAAATCCCCAGGATTTTTCACACGGGGGACTGTGGCATGCACCACAAGAAATCCTGCAGACCGTCCACCCAGAGTGCCAAAATCGACTCTCTCTTGAACAGCAACCAACAGTACCTGTTTCCCGAGGTGATGAGTGTCAGTAAAAGGTACTCCATGGCTCCCCTGTCCCCTCACGTCAAGAACGGAGGGTGGGGAGACATCAGGGACCACGAACTCTGTAAGAGTTACCGCAGACTCCAGTGA